Below is a window of Candidatus Cetobacterium colombiensis DNA.
ATTATAAAAATCCAATGGTTAGTATAATAATACCTACTTATAAAAGAGAAACTTTAATAAAAAAAGCAATAGAGAATTTAAAAAAACAAACATATAAGAATTTAGAGATAATAGTGGTAAATGATAATGGAATAGAAAATAATAATTGTAAAGAAAGAACTTATTTAGAAATAAAAAGTTATTTAGATAAAAAAGAAATAGTGTATATAGAATTAGAAAATAATTTAGGTGGAGCACTAGCTAGAAATAAAGGAATTGAAATAGCGAAAGGTAAGTATATTAGTTTCTTTGATGATGATGATGAATATCATCCAGATAAAATAAAGTTACAAGTAGAGAATTTTGAAAAAATACAAGACAATAATATAGCTTTTATAAAAAGTGAAATGGATTTGAAATTAGATGGAAAAATTATTTCAACGACAAAAACTAAAAAATACTTTGAAGGGAATTTACTAAAAAATCATATTTTAAATTTACATGGAATAGTTGGAACGATAAGTTTTCTATTTAGAACAGATGTTTTAAAAGAAGTAAATGGATTCTCAAAAGTTTCTATAAGACAAGAGTATATGTTGATTTTAAAAATTTTATTAAAAGGCTATAAAGGAATTCACTTGGACAAAAATTTAGTAACTTTAAATTGTACAGGTGAGAGTATAACAAGAACTAAAAATGAAAAAAAAGTAAAGTGTATGGAAAAAGTTTTGACAACAAGGTTAACCTGTACAAAATTAACAAAAAAAGAAAAAAAGTTTATATTAAAAAATCATTATTTAGATTTAGCTGAATGGTATTGTTTTTATAAAAAAACAAAATGCTTAAAATATTCTTTTTTAGGTTTTCAATTAAATAAAAATATAATTATAAGTCTGTTTAAAATAAATTTAAAAAATATATTTCAAAATTATTATTTAAGGCTTAGAAAATTAAAAAAAGGTTACTAAGGAGAATTTACTTATGAAGATAACTATAGCAGGAACTGGGTATGTGGGATTATCTAATGCAATACTTTTAGCTCAAGATAATGAGGTAGTGGCATTAGATATAATTCCTGAAAAAGTAGAAATGATTAATAATAAAATTTCACCTATTGTAGATAAAGAGATAAGTGAATATTTAAAAATGAAAGAGCTTAATTTAAAGGCAACAACGGATAAAAGTTTAGCATATAAAGATGCAGAGTTTGTTGTGATAGCAACACCTACAGATTATGATCCAAATAAAAATTATTTTAATACAAATAGTGTAGAAGCAGTTATTAAAGATGTGATGGAGATAAATCCTGAGGCAACTATGATAATTAAATCAACTGTACCTGTTG
It encodes the following:
- a CDS encoding glycosyltransferase family 2 protein → MKENYKNPMVSIIIPTYKRETLIKKAIENLKKQTYKNLEIIVVNDNGIENNNCKERTYLEIKSYLDKKEIVYIELENNLGGALARNKGIEIAKGKYISFFDDDDEYHPDKIKLQVENFEKIQDNNIAFIKSEMDLKLDGKIISTTKTKKYFEGNLLKNHILNLHGIVGTISFLFRTDVLKEVNGFSKVSIRQEYMLILKILLKGYKGIHLDKNLVTLNCTGESITRTKNEKKVKCMEKVLTTRLTCTKLTKKEKKFILKNHYLDLAEWYCFYKKTKCLKYSFLGFQLNKNIIISLFKINLKNIFQNYYLRLRKLKKGY